TTTCAGAATTCAAGCACCTAGAGAATTATCAATATTTTAAAATAACATAGCGTTTTCAAGGGTTTCTCCCCCTCTTTTTCATGTATTTTCCTATTTGTATATTTTATACATTTCTAATTAATCTATGCAGAAGCTTACAAACAATTCAGTCGCTTTCTTACGTATTAGGAACAAAAATATGCTATCATTTATGTTAACTTACAGTCCTTTGCAGGATTTCCGTATACATATGAACAATATATGGAATCAATATCCAAATTCCATCTATAGGGGGAATAAATAATGACAGAAAATCAAAATGTGTACGATATAACAATTATTGGTGGTGGTCCAACCGGACTATTTACAGCATTTTATGGCGGGATGCGACAGGCAAGTGTAAAAATTATTGAAAGCCTACCGCAACTTGGAGGACAATTGTCCGCACTATACCCTGAAAAATATATTTATGACGTTGCAGGATTCCCAAAAGTACGTGCGCAAGAGTTAGTAGACAATTTAAAAGAACAAATGAAAAAATTTGATCCTACCATTTGCTTAGAAGAAGCAGTGGAAACTCTTGAAAAGCAAGCTGATGGCGTGTTTAAACTCGTAACAAATAAACAAACACACTACTCTAAATCTGTCATTATTACAGCTGGTAATGGTGCTTTCCAACCACGCCGCTTAGAATTAGATGGTGCACAGAAATTTGAAAAGAAAAACTTGCACTATTTCGTTGATGACATGAATAAATTTGCCAGAAAACGCGTTGTTGTATTTGGCGGTGGTGACTCTGCAGTAGACTGGACATTAATGTTAGAACCAATCGCTGAGCAAGTAACCATTATTCATCGTCGTGATAAATTCCGTGCTCATGAACATAGTGTAGAAAATCTAATAAATTCTCGGGCAGATATAAAAACACCTTATGTTCCAGTAGAACTAATCGGTGAAGAGCAGATTGAACAAGTTGTTTTGCAACATGTCAAAACAGAAGAAAAAGTCGTCATTGATGTTGATGATGTCATCGTAAATTATGGTTTCGTCTCTTCCCTTGGTCCCATTAAAAACTGGGGCTTAAACATTCAAAAAAACAGCATCGTTGTAAATTCGAAAATGGAAACAAATATTCCAGGTATTTATGCAGCAGGAGATGTTTGTACATATGAAGGAAAAGTAAAACTAATTGCATGTGGTTTTGGCGAAGCACCAACAGCAGTAAATAATGCAAAAGC
The window above is part of the Bacillus cytotoxicus NVH 391-98 genome. Proteins encoded here:
- a CDS encoding NAD(P)/FAD-dependent oxidoreductase, yielding MTENQNVYDITIIGGGPTGLFTAFYGGMRQASVKIIESLPQLGGQLSALYPEKYIYDVAGFPKVRAQELVDNLKEQMKKFDPTICLEEAVETLEKQADGVFKLVTNKQTHYSKSVIITAGNGAFQPRRLELDGAQKFEKKNLHYFVDDMNKFARKRVVVFGGGDSAVDWTLMLEPIAEQVTIIHRRDKFRAHEHSVENLINSRADIKTPYVPVELIGEEQIEQVVLQHVKTEEKVVIDVDDVIVNYGFVSSLGPIKNWGLNIQKNSIVVNSKMETNIPGIYAAGDVCTYEGKVKLIACGFGEAPTAVNNAKAYFDPSAKLQPMHSSSMF